A section of the Lynx canadensis isolate LIC74 chromosome A1, mLynCan4.pri.v2, whole genome shotgun sequence genome encodes:
- the ZIC5 gene encoding zinc finger protein ZIC 5 has protein sequence MFLKVGRGKKKVPPVRVYGSDCVVLMEPPLSKRNPPALRLADLATAQARPLQNMTGFPALASPPAHSQRRATATHLRPRDLSSDPGVAITPLGPEHMAQASALGLSPPSKALPAHPEAPAAAARAAASVAHPGASTYPGGGGSGRAQPSAPPPPAPPLPPSPSPPPPPPPPPPALSGYTATDSGGGGSSGKGHSRDFVLRRDLSATAPAAAMHGVPLGGEQRSGTGSPQHSAPPPHSAGMFISASGTYAGPDGSGGGGPALFPALHDAPGAPGGHPHPLNGQMRLGLAAAAAAAAAELYGRTEPPFAPRSGDAHYGAVAAAAAAALHGYGAVNLNLNLAAAAAAAAAGPGPHLQHHAPPPAPPPPAPAQHPHQHHPHLPGAAGAFLRYMRQPIKQELICKWIDPEELAGPPPPPPPPPAGGAKPCSKTFGTMHELVNHVTVEHVGGPEQSNHVCFWEDCPREGKPFKAKYKLINHIRVHTGEKPFPCPFPGCGKVFARSENLKIHKRTHTGEKPFKCEFDGCDRKFANSSDRKKHSHVHTSDKPYYCKIRGCDKSYTHPSSLRKHMKIHCKSPPPSPGALGYSSVGTPVGAPLSPVLDPTRSRSSTLSPQVTNLNEWYVCQASGAPSHLHTPSSNGTTSESEDEEMYGNSEVPRTIP, from the exons atgtttttgaaggtgggcagagggaaaaaaaaagtccccccAGTGAGGGTCTATGGGTCTGATTGTGTAGTTCTGATGGAGCCCCCTTTGAGCAAGAGGAACCCGCCAGCGCTGAGATTAGCGGATTTGGCAACGGCTCAGGCCAGGCCGCTTCAGAATATGACAGGCTTCCCGGCGCTGGCCAGCCCGCCCGCCCACTCCCAACGCCGCGCCACAGCCACGCACCTCCGCCCTCGGGACCTGAGCTCTGACCCCGGCGTGGCCATCACTCCGCTCGGACCCGAGCACATGGCCCAGGCGAGCGCGCTCGGCCTCAGCCCTCCCTCAAAGGCGCTCCCGGCACATCCCGAGGCGCCGGCGGCCGCCGCCCGCGCTGCAGCCTCGGTCGCGCACCCCGGCGCCAGCACCTACCCCGGTGGCGGGGGCAGCGGCCGCGCGCAGCCctccgcgcccccgcccccagcccctcctcttcctccctccccttcaccccctcctcctccccctccccctcctcctgccctctcgGGCTACACCGCCACCGAcagtggcggcggcggcagcagcggcaaAGGCCACAGCAGGGACTTCGTCCTCCGGAGGGACCTTTCCGCCACGGCCCCCGCGGCGGCCATGCACGGGGTCCCTCTTGGAGGGGAGCAGCGGTCTGGCACAGGCTCCCCCCAGCACTCGGCCCCGCCTCCTCACTCGGCTGGCATGTTCATCTCGGCCAGCGGCACCTACGCGGGCCCGGACGGTAGCGGCGGCGGGGGCCCGGCGCTCTTCCCCGCGCTGCACGACGCTCCGGGAGCCCCCGGCGGCCACCCGCACCCGCTCAACGGCCAGATGCGCTTGGGGCTGGCGGCGGCCGCGGCAGCCGCGGCGGCTGAGCTGTACGGACGTACCGAGCCGCCCTTCGCGCCGCGCTCCGGGGATGCGCACTACGGGGCGGTGGCGGCCGCTGCAGCCGCAGCCCTGCACGGCTACGGAGCCGTGAACTTAAACCTGAACCTGGCGGCGGCTGCTGCTGCCGCGGCAGCCGGACCGGGGCCCCACCTGCAGCACCACGCGCCGCccccggcgccgccgccgccggcgccCGCGCAGCACCCGCACCagcaccacccccacctcccaggggcGGCCGGGGCCTTCCTGCGCTACATGCGGCAGCCAATCAAGCAGGAGCTCATCTGCAAGTGGATCGACCCCGAGGAGCTGGCCgggccgccaccgccaccgccaccgccccCGGCCGGCGGCGCCAAGCCCTGCTCCAAAACTTTCGGCACCATGCACGAGCTGGTGAACCACGTCACGGTGGAGCACGTGGGCGGCCCAGAGCAAAGCAACCACGTCTGCTTCTGGGAGGACTGTCCGCGCGAGGGCAAGCCCTTCAAGGCCAAATACAAGCTCATCAACCACATCCGCGTgcacacgggcgagaagccctTTCCCTGCCCGTTCCCGGGCTGCGGCAAGGTCTTCGCGCGCTCGGAAAACCTCAAGATCCACAAGCGCACTCATACAG GGGAAAAGCCTTTCAAATGTGAATTTGATGGCTGTGACAGGAAATTTGCCAACAGCAGCGATCGGAAGAAACATTCCCATGTCCACACGAGCGACAAGCCTTACTACTGCAAGATCCGAGGCTGTGACAAGTCCTACACTCACCCCAGCTCTCTGAGGAAGCACATGAAGATTCACTGCAAGTCCCCACCACCTTCTCCAGGAGCCCTTGGTTACTCCTCAGTGGGGACTCCAGTGGGTGCCCCCTTGTCCCCTGTGCTGGACCCAACCAGGAGTCGTTCTAGCACTCTGTCTCCTCAGGTGACCAACCTCAATGAGTGGTATGTTTGCCAGGCCAGTGGAGCCCCCAGCCACCTTCACACACCTTCCAGCAACGGAACCACTTCGGAGTCTGAAGACGAAGAGATGTATGGGAACTCTGAAGTCCCGCGGACGATACCTTAG
- the ZIC2 gene encoding zinc finger protein ZIC 2: MLLDAGPQFPAIGVGSFARHHHHSAAAAAAAAAEMQDRELSLAAAQNGFVDSAAAHMGAFKLNPGAHELSPGQSSAFTSQGPGAYPGSAAAAAAAAALGPHAAHVGSYSGPPFNSTRDFLFRSRGFGDSAPGGGQHGLFGPGAGGLHHAHSDAQGHLLFPGLPEQHGPHGSQNVLNGQMRLGLPGEVFGRSEQYRQVASPRTDPYSAAQLHNQYGPMNMNMGMNMAAAAAHHHHHHHHPGAFFRYMRQQCIKQELICKWIDPEQLSNPKKSCNKTFSTMHELVTHVSVEHVGGPEQSNHVCFWEECPREGKPFKAKYKLVNHIRVHTGEKPFPCPFPGCGKVFARSENLKIHKRTHTGEKPFQCEFEGCDRRFANSSDRKKHMHVHTSDKPYLCKMCDKSYTHPSSLRKHMKVHESSPQGSESSPAASSGYESSTPPGLVSPSAEPQSSSNLSPAAAAAAAAAAAAAAVSAVHRGGGSGGGGASGGSGGGSGGGGGGGAGGGGGGGSGGGGSGTAGGHSGLSSNFNEWYV; this comes from the exons ATGCTCCTGGACGCGGGGCCGCAGTTCCCGGCCATCGGGGTGGGTAGCTTCGCGCGCCACCATCACCAttcggccgcggcggcggcggcggctgctgccGAGATGCAGGACCGCGAACTGAGCCTGGCCGCGGCGCAGAACGGCTTCGTGGACTCGGCGGCCGCGCACATGGGCGCCTTCAAGCTCAACCCAGGCGCGCACGAGCTGTCCCCCGGCCAGAGTTCGGCGTTCACGTCGCAGGGCCCCGGCGCCTACCCCGGCTCTGCCGcggctgccgccgccgccgccgcgctcgGGCCCCATGCAGCGCACGTCGGCTCCTACTCTGGGCCGCCTTTCAACTCCACCCGGGACTTCCTGTTCCGCAGCCGCGGCTTCGGGGACTCGGCGCCGGGCGGCGGACAGCATGGGCTGTTTGGGCCAGGAGCCGGCGGCCTGCACCATGCGCACTCGGACGCGCAGGGTCACCTCCTCTTCCCTGGCCTCCCGGAGCAGCACGGGCCGCACGGCTCTCAGAATGTGCTCAACGGGCAGATGCGCCTGGGGCTGCCGGGCGAGGTATTCGGGCGCTCGGAGCAGTACCGCCAGGTGGCCAGCCCGCGGACCGACCCCTACTCAGCGGCGCAGCTCCACAACCAGTACGGCCCCATGAATATGAACATGGGTATGAACATGGCAGCGGCCGCggcccatcaccaccaccaccaccaccaccctggtGCCTTTTTCCGCTACATGCGGCAGCAGTGCATCAAGCAGGAGCTCATCTGCAAGTGGATCGACCCGGAGCAGCTGAGCAACCCCAAGAAGAGCTGCAACAAAACTTTCAGCACCATGCACGAGCTGGTGACCCACGTTTCCGTGGAGCACGTCGGCGGCCCGGAACAGAGCAACCACGTCTGCTTCTGGGAGGAGTGTCCGCGCGAGGGCAAACCCTTCAAGGCCAAATACAAACTGGTCAACCACATCCGCGTGCACACAGGCGAGAaacccttcccctgccccttcccgGGCTGCGGCAAGGTCTTTGCGCGCTCCGAGAACCTCAAGATCCACAAAAGGACCCACACAG GGGAGAAGCCGTTCCAGTGTGAGTTCGAGGGCTGCGACCGGCGCTTCGCCAACAGCAGCGACAGGAAGAAGCACATGCACGTCCACACCTCCGATAAGCCCTATCTGTGCAAGATGTGCGACAAGTCCTACACGCACCCCAGCTCGCTGCGGAAACACATGAAG GTCCATGAGTCCTCTCCGCAGGGCTCCGAGTCCTCCCCAGCCGCCAGCTCAGGCTACGAGTCGTCCACGCCCCCGGGGCTGGTGTCCCCCAGCGCCGAGCCCCAGAGCAGCTCTAACCTctccccggcggcggcggcggcggcggcagcggcggcggcggcggcggccgtgTCCGCGGTGCACCGGGGCGGAGGttcgggcggcggcggcgcgagCGGCGGCTCCGGCGGAGGcagcggcggcgggggcggcggcggggcgggcggcgggggcggcggcggcagcggcggcgggggCAGCGGGACAGCCGGGGGCCACAGCGGCCTCTCCTCCAACTTCAATGAATGGTACGTGTGA